TTCCAGTATTTATCTCTACCACAGCAACACAACATGACCGGTTCATTTTGAATACTTTAAATTGGAAACCCATCTGAATTAAAGGGGTTTTcttgtcatttgtgtttttatgcttaaTGGTGCACTTctttgaaaaacacacacacacatatataacaTGATTTGTACATTTGTTAACTCctcattcatttgtttgtttggtctgatttaagcTAAATAAGTGAGTTGTCATCTACATCAGTTTATTGGGTGTTATGTTTTGGTAGTCCTGCTATTTTTTTTGAGATGTTGGGGGTGGTTTCAGTGACATTGTATTTTCTCAGTTGTATAATCTGTCCTTACCTAAACACTTCAGTTACTGCGTGTTGAACATTTAACCATACAATATTACACAATATTTATGCTGAATAGTCTGATAGTTTGTGTTCTTTGTTGAACATGGGTTCAGtcacaacagaaaacaataataaacaataatcgttttctttttttttcattactgcGGATTGCAGTATTATAACAGTTGGCAGATGCAGTAAAGTTGACGGTCAAGACTATgagctaaatttttttttatactattTTTATATATGAAACTCTAGTTGACAGTATTTTCAAAAAGCTTTGGCAAACACTGTTACAGTAAATTCGTACATTTATCTCACATTAAAACCCAATAGTAAACATGAGCCAAATCATCAGTATATTAGAAAGACACAGAAACTACACCGACACGAGAGCTAGCATGTTAGGCCAGTGATAACATTACAAATGCTAAAATTGGTTGTCCTTCTCTTGCTTGTAAATACAAATCTGCAAGTTGAACtgcttcacttttattttgtatgaaaaGTTGTGtgatttaaatactttattagCTTATAAGATAGAACGGAATGTAGCAAAAGTTCCAACCAAAAGTAATGGGATAGAGCGCAATTCTGTTGACACTGTACAGTATGTTGTTATTGTCCTATCCTCAGTTGATAACTAGTAATCTGTCAGCAAACCCGTTTTGCAAAcatacagatttgtttttcccccccaagaCTGAAGTTAACTGCTTGTATGAGAGAACCGCCTTCTCAAAACGActcattttgaaaatgcaaGATGCTCATGGCAGTTTTGGCTTATCAACATGTTCGCAttagatgattatttttaaagaaggtGATGGATGTTTAAGCAGAATGCCAAGATTTTGGAACAATCTTACAACTGAAGAGATTATGAGAAAATGTGGTTATGCgactgaaaatattaataccCCTTGTACTGTCTCTGGGAATAACATGGGTTGCAAATTAGTAAAAAGGTGAAATGACCTaatacagaaacattcaaaCCACAGCAAAATATTGACTGCGAAGTATGTCTGTCTAAAGAAACAATGTGTTGATGAAATAAGGCAGCATTAAAGAATATAACGATCGTGTTCATTTGAATTGCaattaatttgaattacaaCATACCTATACATTGCTGTTGTATGTTTTTGACTGTAACAGACTGTTGCTCTGGCTGGAAACGTTTTGCTTATTTACTGcaaaaatagtttctgtttacaggtttttaaaggaacatttGTGGGAGCTGGCAGGGGACCTTTGAGACTGGACTAATTTTAACATGGCATAAACCCCTTTCTTAGACTCCAGTCAGATTGTCTGGTAGCTTCAGCcttctggaaaaacaaatctgtttattaagaaatatattAGCTACCTGTAACTGCTTAAAACAAACCTCCTATGAAGAGTACAGTACTGAAAATCCTCTTAAAAAcgtattgtaaaaaatatatataattttttttatagttacTCTTTTTCTAATTTAAGCCTTATGCAAATCAATTCTGTGTAAGctgaataaattcagtttttaacatTGCTTCCACTTTAAGCCAtccattttacatatttctatatatgccaatatttttaatgttcctTGTCACAtgcatgtttcatgttttacacGTCATGCAGGTTTTTGGTATAAGTCCTTCATTGTTGTGATGTATAAGATTTCAACTGccataaaattaaaactgcCAAAATAATTGggtgaatttatttacaaatgcatTCATCTACACATGTATTATTTCAGAATTTCAAAAACACTGCAGTTTCCCTACTAGAAGCAGCAGCACATAGATGAGTCACAGAAATAACCTCTGGGTTTTGTTCTTGTAAATAGAGCTGGGACCAGAAACGTTAATCCATCTTATTCTTCCATATGTCTAAGATTTTCCATATGCAAATGTTTTGTCTTGTAATTGATTGTATACACTCCAAATAAACCCGAaaagaacacaaacagaaattgcaaactgatttttttttctttacatttaaagcCAATTATGCCCCAAACTATGCCTGTTACCACAGTAGATGACCAGTTGAATGTTTGTACATAGCAGGATTTGTTTAATCTATGATAACATGGATTAGGGAGCATCTTATACTTTCTATCAATCCACTTTTCATCCATTTTCAACagccttttttttaagaaaaaaaatcttacactGTACATCATAACGTTTCCATTAGAAAacaatctaatttaaaaaatttgttgaaaatgtaaattctaCTCAACCACAGCCATGGAAATCACTCTGGgagtaaaaaaggaaattaagtGAAGGTGTTATGTAAAGGAAGCAGAAAGAGAATCAGTTTACAAAGCTTGGTTCAAGAAATGTTCTAGCAAAACTAGCAAAATGCTAACTTCTCTCTGAGCCACGTCCCAAAGACAGGAAGAAGGGAACAAATACAATTTCAAACTTCAATCTTCTTCTTGAAGACTATGAAAATCAAGATGCACTCTGTTAAATTTCAAATTTAACAGAATTGAGCCTTTCAACTTGAACAGACTACAGCTGTCCCACCTCATGGAGTCTGCctttattaacacaaaatttAAGTTCTCTGATGTATAATTTACGCAAAGTAGCACAAtgccaatgaaacaaaaaacacctgaTCTTCAGGACAGCGAGTCGAGTTTGCTCTCCTTGTTTTTCCTTGGTATGactaagtaaataaaatgtaataactcAAATACGCCTGTACATGGGTCTTTGGTCAGCGCTGCTCTAAAGCTCTGGGTACAAAATTTTGTCAGAAAGTCAAAGAAAGCATAAACCAACACAATTACTGCATATGATCCAAATGTGGATGTTGCGaacaaattatttacttataaaGTAATATGCTACGGTTCtgggtaaaataataaaacttaatattggcacttaaaaaaatctgcctgaaagaaaaaaaaatgttaattgtggatctttattttaaaaataaatagcattttatAGGGGCTTTACTACATGAGACACAAATGCTCAAGTGTTTGAAAGGGGCTTTAAGCCGTGATTGAAATCCAGATTTATCCCCTtaggagaaaaatacaattacCCTAAACATGCAAATTTCTTGGagttttacagtaaattatACTTTTTCATTTAGGGCAAAAAAAATGGTGACACATCTCTAATGTAATGTGACATTAAATAACTCATTATACAAACAATTTTAGCAATGACATTTCagggaaaatatcttgtaaaacaagcatacacatacacacagacaaGCAGGCGCACTCAATTTGTCTTTCTCACCATCACTCTTATCACACAGGCTtgcatatacacacacatacagctaaaagaaagaaaaggcaaaaacaatACCAATACATATCTTGGCCAAAGTTTGTGAAACACAACGCAGAGCGAGATCACGCTCAATCAAAATTGGAAATGCAGGCGGAGGTCCTTTGTTCTACTGTAGCTTCACTCCTAGCGAAATGAAAGGCAGGGAAGATAAACAGAAAGGGAAGTAAAGATGGAAATAGCACCACTATCCCTGACAGTTATAGCTGTCTGGTCAGCAAGGAGTAATTGATTCACCCTGCTACAGGGCATGGGGTGCTTCCTTTAGCGGCAAGTCCTCCTCCAACCCTCCAACTTTGGGAACAGGAGAAGGAAAAATGGGTGTAGGTGAGATTAAGTAAGTTAATTGGGGCAGTGCATGCCCTTTCTATAAGTCCTGTAGGGAGCACGACAAGGATGACAAGGGGGCTCTTTGCAATTGTTGAGGAACGGGAGGAGGCATGCGTGCAAAAACAGTGTGTGGGCTGCGGATGGACCAGGAACCAAGGGTGCAGAGTGTGGCGCTACAGGTGGAAGGGGTGTGAGAGAGGTTGGGGGTGTCAGAAAGCAAATCTCCAGATTTATAGGGCCTGTGTCTTAAGCTCAATGGACTCTCCCCTGGTCTCCTGCTGGGCCTCGGCCTCTGGGGGCCGGGTGCCCTTCAGCGTGGCCAGCCTCTCGGAGAGACCACGCATGCGTGGGAACAGCAGGAAGTCATAGAGCAGAGCGCCTATGGCACCGCCGATCATGGGTCCCACCCAGTACACCTGGACAGGATGAAAACCAGCATAGCTGATATAGAAATACCACAACAATTTGGTTTGGATTTCTTTGTAGAGCAAACGTATTTATACATCTTACCCAGTGGTTAACAAAGTTCCTGACAAGGACAGCAGGGGCGAAGGACCTTGCTGGATTCATTCCCGCTCCTGTGTAGTACATCTAAGTGACAGGCAGATAAAGTGGTTCAGCATTGTTGCTCCTTATCTGCTCATTTAACACTTGGTGGACACTAAATCTAACATACTAGTCAATGTTGTTCATGTATAGTCTTGATGTATTGATTTTATGTTGAAAGGGTGTTAGAAGGAGCtgaagataggcaccagcacccctcccgacctcagtagggacaagggtgttaggaaatggatggatggatggatggatggatggatggatggatggatggatggatggatggatggatggatggatggatggatggatggatggatggattgatggatggatgagtggatggatggatggatggatggatgagtggatggatggatggatggatggatggatggatggatggatggatggatggatggatggatggatggatggatggatggacaggtGTTAGAAGGATGTCCTTCATAGTATAAATTATGTAACACTGGGTATATTCTGCCTGAAATGTTTGCCATGATTTTGACTATATCATTTAAGAAACTTAAATAACACTGGAAATCTATTTTTAGTTCTCTAATAGATTAGTTTAATCTATTTTTAGGCTATTACAATTTAAGTTTGCAAAACAATACCTTTGAGGAAGATAGTGGAGCTAAAATTTATGTGAGAGGAAGACAGTCCTAGCAACCGCGATCATGAATATCGTCCAGAGAAGGACAGGCCgttgtcctgcatgttttagatgtggcTCTGCTTGAACCCTCCTGAGTCACATAATTTGGTGATTAGCAGGTTTCTGCAAAATTTGTGATAGGCTGTTGAAACACAGTCAAAGCCAAACATTTTCATAGCCCTGGTAGATTTGAGGTGTTTTCATTCAACCACATCATTAGAATATATGCATGATGCAGGTCCAATTCTTTGAGGATGAAAGCTCTCCTTGCCATTACCCTAATTTATACCTAAAATGTACTTAAGTCATCTGTTTAAACCActccaaaacattaatattactttCAGTCAGAAGATTCATGTTGGTAAAATTTATTGATGACTTTAATCTTAAATCTTATAGATGTATAAATTGTATTGGATTTAATGTATTCCTACTTGTAATGCTTTTTGATTGAGGTGAGCGACCTGTAGCCGGACCGTTTCTAAAGCACTGCAGGACATCTGCCTTCAACGACGGAAATCATCCATCTCAATAGGATGTTAATGAAGATCCGGTAGTAGCTACGATGCTGAGGAAGTTTGAGGTTTTCCATGTTACGATGCTGCTGATCCAGCAAGTTTAAACCCAAAACGTGGTCTATCTTAGTTTAtctaagctttttttttgtgcttctaaAAAACCTAATTCATGCATCAAAAGGCTAGAGTTTGCTCTGTGATtaacctaaaaaataattttgaaaacatttgcagttGGAGCTGGCTTCTTACCCCAAACAGATGCCCAATGAGCACAGAGAAGCCGATGGCAAGAGCAGCAGAGCCCAGGCGTCCATTGCGCCTCTCATCTGTCACAGCAAAGACGCAGATGACAAGCTGGAGGGTGAGGAAGATCTCGATCGTGGTGGCCATGCCAAGGCTGATGCCTGGCTGCAGCTGTAAGAGACCGTTTAGAAAGATGACAAGGagaaaattgaaattaaagaGAAGGTGTTCTATATTTGGGACATATGTCAGGTTATTTTCAATCTGCAGATTGGGTGGTCCCGTCCCATCTTTCTTCATTACAGTGCAGAAGTAAAAAATTTCATTCCCACTTGACTACTCTGGTCACCTTACCGTATTCAGTGCCAAGTTCCCCCTCATGTTGTTGGGTGTGACGCCGTACAGCACAGCAGCACCGGCCAGCGCTCCGAGACACTGGGCTATGATGTAGAAGAAAGCCCGGAACATGGACATCTGGGATCCGATCAGGTAAGCGAAGGTGACAGCTGGGTTGATGTGTCCCCCGCTGATGTGACCGATGGACTGGATGAAGGTGGCAGCCGCCAGTCCAAAGCAAAAGGCAACATGAAGAACGTTGTGGGGGCCTGTGGTCCAGCGGAGGGCCGCTCCCAGCCCAAAGAATACAAAGAACATGGTGCCATAGAACTCTGCGAAGACCGCTCGCCAGAAAGACATAGACCTGAACTCCCACATGATCGTACAAAGTCAAAAAGCAGCGTCTAAACACCTGAGGACTAACTAATCAACCTAAAggagaaaatgtccaaaaaatacAGACCAAAAAGCACTCAAACAGAAACTGTCTCTCTAAAGCTAAATGTAACAACACATAAAGGCCTCAGCATGTAGCTGTGAGTAAAATGCACAAATTCCTtcttaaatcagatttttgtcataaaaagcTCCTGAGTGGAGCAATAAGCCAGTCTCTGTGCATCTATATGCCAACTCTCGCTGGTTGTTAGAAGAGTAACATGGATAGACAAACGTTAAGCATGTCCTGCAGACATTAAGCCTCTTTATCAGAGCGGGGGGACCTCAGAGGCCTTTTTATAACCCACCAACGCCATGACAGACTCATTGAGCCAAGGGGAGGGGTCAGCGGACAATATCACAAATCAAAACAAGGTTACTTAACCCTTCTTTTGCTAGTTGGTCCTTTGGACAAACAGTTTGACACATGGAGGCTGAGGGGAGCTTTCTACTCCAGGAACACTCCTGGGTTTAGTTGTTATAAGaggtgattttaaaataatgattgaTGATAAAAGTCACACTAAGTAATAAAAATCTTATATAAATGTCTTTGccaaacattaaactttttattggGGATTACCTTAGGATGAAAAAAAGTCTAACAACCTGGTGGAAACCATGATGGCAGTAAAACGTTTTTTctatagaaaaaaatgtctttctttctaCACCAGCATCACAAATTTAATGTGACGCTGATTCGATTTCGGATTTTCCCATTTGTTTGGCGTAATTACAAGGTtggaacaaataaagaaatttaagaaTGAATAACACCTGAGTAAAACTTcaaaaacagtaacaataaCCAATTTCCTTTGGTTTTgtacttacaaaaaaaattttatttagtaaCTTATCTGTTGTTATTGCTACcttaataacttattttttattcttagttgctaatgaaaatatgaagagaaaaagaggTCTTGTAACCACGTCTAAAGTGCTGCATGTTCTCCCGGTTTGGACACACACTTTTCAGCACGTTTGACTTTGTCCAGAACTTTCCATGTATTATTTCCCAGCCAGTACTTAGTGTATTCACTGTTATATTTTAGATTATCATCAcaagtttctgttctgcttCAGCTTTAATAGTCTCTCATTTTCCTCCATCAGCATCGGCAATGTGGTCAGCTCATGTTGGTGAGCTGACCAGTTCCTGGAGCAGCAACTCCTCCCCAAACCATGACACTTCCACCTCCCTGCGTGTTTCATTTCACAATCACTATTTTTTCTGGAATGCATTTGGTTGTAAGTCTGTTGAGAACAGATGACTGCTTGAGGTGACTGCTTTTACACTAAAAAACTTCTTTCTGGCCTTATTTTCTTCTTACATGCTAAACATGTAAGGGTGCCAGTCAGTAGTACATACAGTATAGAAACGACTGATCTTCCACACGTTTATGGCcttatttttaaagcagaactCAGATGAACTCTAATCAACGCTGGAATCCATAAGGCTCCAGTAATTTCCCAGCCTTATgctctgaataaaaaaaaaaaaaacagttctgcAGCAGAACTGATTAGACAGAGTTATGCATTGTGTGCTGTGGATTGGTTTGTAGGCTCAGGTCGGATAAAGCGGTGGAAAATCCACGGCCACAGAGGAAGAGGGGAGAGCAGCCGTGGTATTGAGCTTCTGCACTGGAGCGTCATGCTGACCAGGACAGCTACAGGGACGGCCGCTGCTCTCTGAAAGGTTTATGCTGACCTTACTGCTTTTTGTGCCTTTCACGCATGGAAACAAAACGCTAGCAGTAACAGTTTCTGCTGGTTTCTATGGTCTGTTTTTCTTGCAGTCATATTCAGATCTGCAAGTTCCCTTCCCTGCACCTGTGAGTGGCTAACTTAGTActtgttgtttcacttttgaTTTGTACATGGTccagatttttttcagtggtgtgaaacatgtttacaaattcaactggcagatttttgccaaacagcaaaaagaatttggtcattttgattttggaaaaattaaataaataactaaacaaCACATCGATCATTTCAGAAAGTTCATTAGTTAACAGGTTGGGAAGTTTTGTCCTCCCACTCCCCATGTCTCTCTAAGCCAGCTTTTGTACATTTAAGCCTATAGTTTTGTTTGGAGGGTGTTGGAAAAGATGCttacattgtgtttttctgttctcttgGTCCAGACTGCTGACGCACACATAACCTGCAGCCCCTAAACATCTCACACTGGGGCAGACAAGCTCTATAAAAACTGTACAGCAGTAAAGACTTGCCAGAGAAGAAGGAAATTTAGACTACATGATTAAATTACAATACCTTTGAGAAGCCCTCTGCTAGCATAATTGTGGACTGtataattgtgtgtgtgtttgaaattCTGAGTTGGGCTTTAGACTTGATTTGATGAGCATCAAATAGTGTATAAAAGCTAACTAGTTGTATTTCCCTGATGTTAAGGGAAGTCTAAAATTGAAGGTCACAGTTTGAAAATTCACAGACAGCAAAACTGAACCACAACTAATTTACACCTCAAATATTCAGAAAAGAGGAATGAAACTGGGTATTTCCCTTTTTAGTCTGTGTGAAAGTAAAGACGGTAAGTCCCTACCAGCCGCTCCAAGTAAAAGGATGCAGAACAGGACAGAGGTCCTTATAAGGCAGCACAGTGACATGCAAACTATTCATGTTCCACCGAAGTTCGCATAAAGTCATCACCAACACTGCTACCAGGTTAAACTTCAATCTTTTCCTGAAGTTACTCTTAGAAccttaacacatttttaaagcgAAAAATGAGTATACAGGTTTTAATTTTAGCTATAAAAGCTCAAACATCCACACACTCCTCCCACTAATATCTAGTTAAATCTCCTACAATCAGTTGCACCTGCAGCATTCACTTTATGTAGCAAATGGGAGCTTCTGTCTCATTTCTGGTTAGATAGTTGATGACTTTAGGTTTCAAAAATGGTGTAACTGATTAAATTGGAAGATTTCCGGGAATGGACATGTGTATGAACCGTTGTCCATGAGATTTGAATTGGTCTGCCGTTGGGGTCATTCCAGAAGTTTCATTTTGCCCTGCTTTATCCATCAAAAGACCAGTCTGGTGATCGTTcttatgtttatgtttgattttaagCCATTTAGTTCCTGGGTTATATACAAATCCCAATCCATTCCTTTTCATCTGGAgatggatttttaatttttttttttttacccctccagggggtcttttgtgggctctagtgtccctaaTGTGAAAGTAGgttgacaggaaagggggaaggagaggagagaagacatgtggcaaatatcgttgggtccgggagttgaacccgcgacagccacgtcgaggactcaaggcctccaaacatggctATCTGAGCTATCCCCTACgacaccacggcacgccccctgGAGACAGATTTTGTCCGATGAGTGAAACTGGAAATAATTGGGAGAATCAACAGGAAAATTATATCAAAGAATGAATAAAGTTGGCTAattaaatttctgaat
The genomic region above belongs to Xiphophorus maculatus strain JP 163 A chromosome 1, X_maculatus-5.0-male, whole genome shotgun sequence and contains:
- the LOC102220419 gene encoding lens fiber major intrinsic protein-like; this translates as MWEFRSMSFWRAVFAEFYGTMFFVFFGLGAALRWTTGPHNVLHVAFCFGLAAATFIQSIGHISGGHINPAVTFAYLIGSQMSMFRAFFYIIAQCLGALAGAAVLYGVTPNNMRGNLALNTLQPGISLGMATTIEIFLTLQLVICVFAVTDERRNGRLGSAALAIGFSVLIGHLFGMYYTGAGMNPARSFAPAVLVRNFVNHWVYWVGPMIGGAIGALLYDFLLFPRMRGLSERLATLKGTRPPEAEAQQETRGESIELKTQAL